The following proteins are co-located in the Cydia fagiglandana chromosome 2, ilCydFagi1.1, whole genome shotgun sequence genome:
- the LOC134676541 gene encoding non-structural maintenance of chromosomes element 1 homolog isoform X2, whose amino-acid sequence MAYGRVHRFLLRTIASRGVLTFDETQQVVNKFDENNEITIEDLVKEINDEIRALQQQIKIADDELTNEQVVIFMSLGHDAASKAQNIFSATELEYYRLLIEEIMSTETRQITGIHAMNMVNGLKSSFTKTDGQKLLDTWCRMRYLDKDQNNNNYLLGIRAIHEFESYLRENMPDAIDECFLCKKIVFRGYNCPVPACGRAVHTKCLNRYLQQVKKWPCCKADFDQSQLDRLNADRLTQTQVLDQSSQQSAAYDTIAEPSQDLTQEQTQSLFPELTQGLLPEISQDVLDELSQEPIPEEPRRVTRKRKRNESLVYLLISF is encoded by the exons ATGGCCTACGGCAGGGTGCATAGGTTTTTACTAAGAACCATAGCTAGCCGGGGAGTGCTAACTTTTGATGAAACTCAGCAAGTAGTAAACAAATTTGATG aaaataatgaaataacaaTAGAAGACctggtaaaagaaataaatgATGAGATAAGAGCACTACAACAGCAAATTAAAATAGCTGACGATGAACTCACAAATGAGCAAGTAGTAATATTCATGTCACTTGGTCATGATGCAGCATCTAAAGCACAGAATATTTTTTCCGCTACGGAACTCGAGTACTACAGGCTCTTGATTGAAGAGATAATGAGTACCGAAACAAGACAGATCACTGGAATTCATGCCATGAATATGGTGAATGGATTAAAATCTTCCTTTACTAAAACAGATGGACAG AAACTACTCGATACTTGGTGCCGCATGCGCTATTTGGACAAAGATCAGAATAATAACAATTATCTTCTGGGCATTAGGGCTATCCACGAGTTTGAGAGCTATCTTCGGGAAAATATGCCAGACGCCATTGATGAATGCTTTCTGTGCAAGAAAATTGTCTTCAGG GGTTACAATTGCCCAGTACCCGCATGTGGAAGAGCAGTGCACACGAAATGCCTTAATCGGTATTTACAGCAAGTGAAGAAGTGGCCATGCTGCAAAGCAGACTTTGACCAATCACAGTTGGACAGGCTGAATGCAGATAG GCTTACCCAGACTCAAGTGTTGGACCAATCCAGCCAGCAGTCCGCCGCTTACGATACCATCGCCGAACCCTCACAAGACTTGACCCAAGAGCAGACACAAAGCTTGTTCCCTGAACTAACTCAAGGCTTGTTGCCCGAGATATCTCAAGATGTGCTGGATGAACTATCGCAAGAACCTATTCCCGAAGAACCACGAAGAGTCACGCGAAAGAGGAAGAGGAACGAAAGTCTGGTATATTTGCTTATTTCTTTCTAA
- the LOC134676150 gene encoding uncharacterized protein LOC134676150 → MSIGYHTCHRQIYIYYCKDLFNLSMHEVDESDNESDSNSNILDIYKYRKRKDRNELFKEPDGDTYAQNETMEEDMAEKPKIYAILQENRTEFITNCNLRYFMLIYTNNIWNFVILSVVFTAYILESWLYTFCLAKDRTKGIITLIICLNLIFTFDVVIIFCLKVIKRWRRTLNLVEPETCLVILDVILAMPYGILYFFDLRVYEFDLCFLAPLVAGIRVYRVIMYFYNKSSQAGRNQWTTFLFQYLILFLLGVHTLTCIWFQFAYRGFELKNLRSSWSAGAIHLPTATVTDWYCVCAYWSIMMLTTNSFGDLYPITTAERIIAIVAIVIGFLLTTIVFVGSLTSQFLTITTRRSKYVRQLKKIQNHLKLIRMNEDTTRRIIRYYEDLWYQKSGVFKPKLMDLLPYPLRMEICYDLNAVPLYSSLIFRKLPEPFLRRLSLAMSHQFYLPGDIVYNQNQTKTLMICITNGVLELLSDEDDESPMISFTKGTCLGEVSLVYNIPAKCTVKAATYVECQVLHKKDFIKLMITYPDLEDKIRLQIEERIKRCQRRKQTRSHEKQLSLNVYISKNIKKSSIKCLKDKLRSIQGKMVKPDNVDDNLDLNCLDLYILSEHVKKKTTMFTCMSGKFPWILEADCHLVRFWELYILSLVSYICIVYPYYIGFMRTFPGGILYYFEIVISISLLFNIVITCATAVKTKKKYIRKIRGIVSYRLNTLGFYLDLLANIPLEYILWIHTYTMHRSDHRNHLYYMSKGIKLCLVWRISSFFENLEKKLLLNTIVVKVMKYCVYICLLCYWCGVILFMESCFVPRCSEGSWYSTVLNWEDLVPEVTISRKEFPLVTSVYFATTMILAVGYGDLAPGDMYDMSFVAFFSLYGVLLIGYCVAEFSAVVTHSSRTKTAFLEVILTIDKFMEENKMHRSIKERIMAFYELQWHYNLGVELTSDNWLEKTVVPSELRKKVLHQARFKTLTSIKFFQVKNKEFIHTLTESARDIILPPGEIVYYGGTVSRELYVIESGYCLLTSKELRETKKERVIGPGNHLGLLVLLYGVPAVSSVVTLTHCKLISIGHSAYTSALSLFPAMREHDDLLTPNELQYIEELAASQATDDYLKHHIHNTDKKIKITSMFQKFFDDSFINVYNHYTNKKQSYFKSYKQFNTLEYLAPYLLIPIVIKPDGIFLKTWALLRVAAAFLLCLMIPITVSMAPMFRMFNIPILVLEVFCYIDLYLMFHVAYYGSKNQLIIHPYLTAKNYLKRAFIIDFLTCWPWYAIWEGFMPKHNEGHTADEHNRSPHMYHCLLRMVNVLQVYRLYAVFWTESIGALKRAYVMSVVQFILLMLFFLNLYTSLLIMMSCRFVIASNAHDFTVLLKNLTLQGPLLDTVFYPGGNMICKKGSWIDNARDIVISDHISPKTAILLGYYWTASTFSGAGFGDITPQDTTNMIMSICISIHGVLFFGYVYARIASLKAMADQMVTKFQENLKQLDFFLTREKVPTVLKQNVMEHWKYQWKRTGGWSHQTILGKLHANLNEDAVLYMYERTLQEIPLFEGVEYSFFRAFAKKLSELYFQKRYMVIRVNEVISHMYIIYRGKVDIISEYNEVEACMGPGGIFGNIRGASMYLTMSNVVASRNIDLLRIDGVEFYALLKSYPSVLQKVKNSVDNAPKDYVLPSMVTVKSSLHVHRPSTMPDSSDEDDNDELDVYMESPQRSIAESHGSRSITSAGNVEYVSAIFLLFKPHRWFRSSVIPDCKWIQFMEYFISFLSYIDFMTLVYQLAFQSVPYFYYICIITDIIFLYKLFLDVHTGYMNRYGEYVLNPKRVRQLFFSRRFQRRRDFLANLPISYIVFAINYLNCGIKMVFFSYLRTPQLSRISYLFTNRTHRKVNIGSANLFLKLASIGIWASILSHINACLFFKLSCLTPLQCTSSNWMAKPELNLRPKYYQKDYFSLYIASLWYMINLLTIAGTGDVSSRNAFEMVETIIIIVVIKFCTGLLISEMSAMISAHSSSRIDYDYGINELRDGLRDMDLSEHQMNKMWDYVRELWNRQQGRQMPELVYELPFRLRCQVMQAVYGSHIRESVIFSRTDADFRRMLAMWINHCVFFPGNYIVQCGDSDQCIYFIHRGEVEVLTVHPNLTESIYDILGPEDCFGLAQGLFVGVSHHFSFRARTVVDIVYLKLEQWKYLLDFYPKSAKMVQKKVQNVYLAI, encoded by the exons ATGAGTATCGGTTATCACACGTGTCATCGACAAATTTACATTTACTATTGCAAGGACCTATTTAATCTAAGCATGCATGAAGTAG acGAGAGTGATAATGAAAGTGACTCAAATAGCAATATTCTGGATATATACAAATACAGAAAACGAAAAGACCGAAATGAGCTCTTCAAAGAACCTGATGGAGATACCTATGCTCAAAATGAAACCATGGAGGAAGATATGGCAGAAAAGCCGAAGATCTATGCAATACTGCAAGAGAATCGAACAGAGTTTATTACCAACTGCAACTTAAGATATTTCATGTTGATATACACCAATAACATCTGGAATTTTGTGATACTTTCCGTAGTGTTCACCGCTTACATTTTAGAATCGTGGCTCTACACCTTCTGTTTGGCCAAAGATAGAACCAAAGGCATTATAACTCTTATAATTTGTTTAAACTTAATATTTACATTTGATGTCGtcataatattttgtttaaaagTTATAAAGAGGTGGAGACGAACGCTGAACCTAGTTGAGCCTGAAACCTGTCTAGTGATTTTAGATGTCATACTTGCTATGCCTTAcggaatattatatttttttgactTACGCGTTTATGAATTTGATTTATGTTTTCTTGCGCCTTTGGTAGCTGGAATACGTGTCTACAGGGTTATTATGTACTTTTATAATAAGTCTTCACAAGCTGGTCGCAATCAATGgacaacatttttatttcaatacctAATCCTTTTTTTGCTGGGCGTTCATACTTTAACATGCATATGGTTCCAGTTTGCTTATAGAGGGTTCGAACTAAAGAACCTCCGTTCTTCGTGGTCTGCTGGAGCCATACATTTGCCAACTGCGACAGTGACTGATTGGTATTGTGTCTGTGCGTATTGGTCTATCATGATGTTGACAACCAATTCATTCGGCGACCTGTATCCCATTACGACGGCCGAGAGAATTATTGCAATTGTGGCAATTGTGATAGGCTTTTTACTTACTACAATCGTTTTTGTGGGTTCTCTTACTTCGCAATTTCTGACAATTACTACGAGACGTTCTAAATATGTTCGACAACTAAAGAAGATACAAAATCACTTGAAATTGATACGTATGAATGAAGATACCACAAGACGAATAATAAG atattaCGAAGACTTGTGGTACCAAAAATCTGGTGTTTTTAAACCAAAACTCATGGACTTATTACCCTACCCTTTGCGGATGGAAATCTGCTATGATTTGAACGCAGTGCCACTGTACAGTTCATTAATATTTAGAAAGTTACCAGAGCCATTTCTTAGAAGATTATCTTTGGCTATGTCTCACCAATTTTATCTGCCCGGGGACATAGTATACAACCAAAACCAAACAAAGACCCTTATG ATTTGCATCACCAATGGAGTTTTAGAACTTTTGTCCGACGAAGATGATGAAAGCCCAATGATATCCTTTACGAAAGGCACATGCTTGGGCGAAGTATCGTTGGTTTATAACATACcag CTAAATGTACAGTCAAAGCCGCTACTTATGTGGAATGTCAAGTTCTTCACAAAAAAGACTTCATAAAATTAATGATTACTTACCCGGATTTGGAAGATAAAATTCGATTACAAATTGAAGAGAGAATTAAGCGTTGCCAGCGCAGGAAGCAAACACGAAGCCATGAAAAACAATTGTCACTCAATGTTTACATTTCTAAAAATATCAAGAAAAGCAGCATCAAATGTTTGAAGGACAAATTGCGATCTATCCAAG GTAAAATGGTAAAACCAGACAACGTTGACGATAACTTAGATCTGAATTGTCTGGATCTTTACATTTTATCAGAGCACGTAAAAAAGAAGACCACGATGTTTACCTGTATGAGCGGTAAATTTCCGTGGATACTGGAAGCTGATTGTCATCTCGTTAGATTTTGGGAACTCTATATACTTTCCTTGGTATCATACATCTGTATTGTATATCCATATTACATCGGTTTTATGAGAACTTTTCCTGGAGGGATcctatattactttgaaatTGTGATAAGCATATCTCTGCTATTTAACATCGTCATAACATGCGCTACTGCTGTTAAGACTAAAAAGAAATATATAAGGAAGATTCGCGGTATAGTCTCATACCGATTAAATACGCTGGGCTTTTACCTAGATTTGCTAGCAAACATACCATTGGAATATATTCTTTGGATACACACATATACAATGCACCGAAGCGACCACAGAAACCATTTGTATTATATGAGTAAAGGAATAAAGTTATGCCTTGTTTGGAGAATATCTAGTTTTTTTGAAAACTTGGAGAAAAAGTTGTTACTAAATACTATTGTTGTTAAA GTTATGAAATATTGTGTGTATATTTGTTTGCTATGTTACTGGTGtggtgttattttatttatggagTCGTGTTTTGTGCCAAGGTGTTCCGAAGGTTCATGGTACAGCACCGTATTAAATTGGGAGGATTTGGTACCAGAAGTTACTATAAGCAG GAAAGAGTTTCCGTTAGTAACATCTGTTTATTTTGCGACCACCATGATACTTGCGGTTGGCTACGGAGACTTGGCTCCCGGTGACATGTACGACATGAGCTTCGTGGCATTTTTCAGTCTTTATGGTGTATTGTTAATCGGATACTGTGTGGCAGAATTTTCAGCCGTCGTTACACATTCGTCCAG GACTAAAACTGCATTTTTAGAAGTAATACTAACGATCGACAAATTTatggaagaaaataaaatgcatCGATCTATCAAAGAAAGAATAATGGCATTCTATGAACTGCAATGGCACTACAATTTG GGGGTGGAACTAACGAGCGACAATTGGTTAGAAAAGACTGTAGTCCCCTCGGAGTTACGCAAGAAAGTATTGCATCAAGCGCGATTCAAAACGCTCACGTCCATCAAATTCTTCCAAGTCAAGAATAAAGAATTTATTCATACTCTGACTGAAT CGGCAAGAGATATCATTCTTCCTCCTGGAGAGATAGTTTACTACGGTGGTACTGTTTCAAGGGAGCTTTACGTTATAGAAAGTGGGTACTGCTTATTAACTTCCAAAGAGCTCAGGGAAACAAAGAAAGAACGGGTTATCGGACCTGGTAATCATCTGGGCCTCTTAGTTTTGCTCTACGGGGTGCCTGCTGTGAGCTCGGTGGTAACTTTGACACATTGTAAG TTAATAAGCATTGGCCATTCAGCGTATACTTCAGCCCTTAGCCTTTTTCCTGCTATGAGAGAACATGATGACCTACTGACACCGAATGAACTGCAGTATATAGAAGAACTAGCTGCATCTCAAGCTACTGATGACTATTTAAAACATCATATACataatacagataaaaaaatcaAGATAACCAGCATGTTTCAGAAATTTTTTGACG acTCGTTTATAAATGTGTACAACCATTATACGAATAAGAAGCAGAGTTACTTTAAGTCATACAAGCAATTTAACACTCTGGAATACCTTGCTCCATATTTACTGATTCCTATAGTTATAAAACCGGACGGCATTTTCCTCAAAACTTGGGCCTTGCTACGTGTGGCAGCAGCAtttctgttatgtttaatgATACCT ataacGGTTTCAATGGCTCCAATGTTCAGAATGTTTAACATTCCGATATTAGTGTTGGAAGTTTTTTGCTACATCGACCTGTACTTGATGTTCCATGTCGCTTACTATGGCTCTAAAAACCAACTGATTATTCATCCGTATTTGACAGCTAAAAACTATTTAAAG AGGGCATTTATTATAGATTTTCTGACGTGCTGGCCGTGGTATGCAATTTGGGAAGGATTTATGCCTAAACACAATGAAGGTCATACCGCCGATGAACATAACAGAAGCCCTCACATGTATCACTGTTTACTAAGAATGGTCAACGTATTGCAAGTTTATAGACTGTACGCTGTTTTCTGGACTGAATCAATAGGAGCTTTGAAACGG GCTTACGTCATGAGTGTAGTACAATTCATTCTATTAATGTTGTTCTTTTTAAACTTATACACCTCATTACTAATAATGATGTCCTGTCGTTTTGTCATAGCTTCGAATGCTCATGACTTTacagttttattaaaaaatctgACGCTGCAAGGGCCACTCTTAGATACCGTATTCTACCCGGGAGGAAACATGATATGTAAAAAAG GCTCTTGGATAGACAACGCGAGGGATATTGTAATCTCAGATCACATATCGCCCAAAACAGCGATTTTACTGGGCTATTACTGGACTGCTTCAACTTTCAGTGGGGCCGGTTTCGGCGACATCACGCCCCAAGACACTACCAACATGATCATGTCCATATGCATATCAATACACGGTGTTTTATTCTTTGG ATACGTGTACGCAAGGATTGCGTCTCTAAAAGCTATGGCAGACCAGATGGTAACAAAATTTCAAGAAAACTTAAAACAATTAGATTTTTTCTTGACGAGAGAAAAAGTACCCACGGTATTAAAACAAAATGTGATGGAGCACTGGAAATATCAATGGAAACGAACTGGCGGTTGGTCC CACCAGACCATCCTGGGAAAACTGCATGCCAACCTGAACGAAGACGCAGTGTTATACATGTATGAAAGGACACTGCAAGAGATACCTCTCTTTGAAGGTGTCGaatattcattttttagagCGTTTGCGAAGAAATTGAGTGAGCTGTATTTTCAGAAGAGATATATGGTTATACGGGTCAACGAAGTGATTAGCCACATGTACATTATTTATAGAGGAAAG GTGGACATTATATCAGAATACAATGAAGTGGAGGCCTGTATGGGACCTGGTGGGATCTTCGGCAATATACGAGGGGCCTCTATGTATCTAACTATGTCCAATGTCGTCGCCTCAAGAAATATTGATTTACTACGCATTGATGGCGTTGAATTCTATGCCCTTTTAAAG AGTTACCCATCAGTGCTGCAAAAAGTAAAGAATTCAGTTGACAACGCGCCGAAAGATTACGTTCTGCCTTCAATGGTGACAGTAAAATCCAGCCTACAT GTTCACCGGCCGAGTACAATGCCAGATAGTTCTGACGAAGATGATAATGACGAGCTCGACGTGTATATGGAA AGCCCGCAGAGAAGCATAGCTGAATCGCATGGATCACGGTCTATTACTTCGGCGGGAAATGTGGAATATGTATCAGCTATATTTTTACTGTTTAAACCCCACAG ATGGTTTCGAAGTAGCGTGATACCGGACTGCAAATGGATACAATTCATGG AGTATTTCATCAGTTTCTTGTCTTACATTGATTTCATGACTCTAGTTTATCAATTGGCATTCCAATCAGTGCCATATTTTTACTATATATGCATTATAACAGACataatatttttgtacaaaCTGTTCTTGGACGTACATACCGGATACATGAACCGGTATGGAGAATATGTATTAAACCCAAAGAGAGTAAGACAACT GTTCTTCTCCAGAAGATTTCAAAGAAGACGCGATTTTTTGGCTAACTTGCCTATATCATACATTGTTTTTGCGATAAATTATCTGAATTGCGGAATAAAAATGGTTTTCTTCTCCTATCTGCGAACGCCTCAACTCTCGAggatttcatatttatttactaacagaACCCACAGAAAAGTAAACATAGGCTCGGCGAATCTCTTTCTTAAGCTAgc gtCGATCGGTATTTGGGCATCGATTCTGTCGCATATAAACGCATGTTTGTTCTTCAAGCTGTCTTGCCTGACTCCTCTACAATGTACATCGTCTAACTGGATGGCTAAACCAGAACTCAATTTACGACCAAAATACTACCAG AAGGACTATTTTTCGTTATACATAGCATCACTATGGTATATGATAAATTTGCTTACTATCGCCGGAACAGGTGACGTGTCTTCTCGAAACGCATTTGAAATGGTTGAAACAATCATTATCATTGTTGTTATTAAATTCTGTACAG GTCTTCTGATATCAGAAATGTCAGCTATGATATCAGCTCATTCGTCATCTCGAATCGACTATGATTACGGCATAAACGAGCTTCGAGACGGTTTGCGTGACATGGACCTGAGTGAGCACCAGATGAACAAAATGTGGGACTATGTTAGAGAGCTTTGGAATAGGCAGCAGGGAAGGCAG aTGCCCGAACTAGTTTACGAGCTACCTTTTCGCCTTCGCTGCCAGGTCATGCAAGCGGTATACGGCTCACACATCAGAGAATCGGTTATATTTAGTAGAACCGATGCTGATTTTAGAAGAATGCTAGCTATGTGGATAAATCACTGCGTGTTCTTCCCTGGAAACTATATCGTGCAGTGTGGTGATTCCGACCAATGCATTTATTTCATACATCGAGGAGAG gtggAGGTTTTGACTGTGCATCCGAATTTGACCGAGTCTATTTACGATATTTTAGGACCTGAAGACTGCTTTGGTTTAGCCCAA GGTCTTTTTGTTGGCGTGTCACACCACTTCTCATTCCGCGCCAGAACAGTGGTCGATATTGTATACCTCAAGTTGGAACAGTGGAAATATTTGTTGGACTTCTATCCGAAATCTGCCAAAATGGTTCAAAAGAAAGTTCAAAATGTATATTTAGCAATATGA
- the LOC134676541 gene encoding non-structural maintenance of chromosomes element 1 homolog isoform X1 → MAYGRVHRFLLRTIASRGVLTFDETQQVVNKFDENNEITIEDLVKEINDEIRALQQQIKIADDELTNEQVVIFMSLGHDAASKAQNIFSATELEYYRLLIEEIMSTETRQITGIHAMNMVNGLKSSFTKTDGQKLLDTWCRMRYLDKDQNNNNYLLGIRAIHEFESYLRENMPDAIDECFLCKKIVFRGYNCPVPACGRAVHTKCLNRYLQQVKKWPCCKADFDQSQLDRLNADSSRLTQTQVLDQSSQQSAAYDTIAEPSQDLTQEQTQSLFPELTQGLLPEISQDVLDELSQEPIPEEPRRVTRKRKRNESLVYLLISF, encoded by the exons ATGGCCTACGGCAGGGTGCATAGGTTTTTACTAAGAACCATAGCTAGCCGGGGAGTGCTAACTTTTGATGAAACTCAGCAAGTAGTAAACAAATTTGATG aaaataatgaaataacaaTAGAAGACctggtaaaagaaataaatgATGAGATAAGAGCACTACAACAGCAAATTAAAATAGCTGACGATGAACTCACAAATGAGCAAGTAGTAATATTCATGTCACTTGGTCATGATGCAGCATCTAAAGCACAGAATATTTTTTCCGCTACGGAACTCGAGTACTACAGGCTCTTGATTGAAGAGATAATGAGTACCGAAACAAGACAGATCACTGGAATTCATGCCATGAATATGGTGAATGGATTAAAATCTTCCTTTACTAAAACAGATGGACAG AAACTACTCGATACTTGGTGCCGCATGCGCTATTTGGACAAAGATCAGAATAATAACAATTATCTTCTGGGCATTAGGGCTATCCACGAGTTTGAGAGCTATCTTCGGGAAAATATGCCAGACGCCATTGATGAATGCTTTCTGTGCAAGAAAATTGTCTTCAGG GGTTACAATTGCCCAGTACCCGCATGTGGAAGAGCAGTGCACACGAAATGCCTTAATCGGTATTTACAGCAAGTGAAGAAGTGGCCATGCTGCAAAGCAGACTTTGACCAATCACAGTTGGACAGGCTGAATGCAGATAG TTCCAGGCTTACCCAGACTCAAGTGTTGGACCAATCCAGCCAGCAGTCCGCCGCTTACGATACCATCGCCGAACCCTCACAAGACTTGACCCAAGAGCAGACACAAAGCTTGTTCCCTGAACTAACTCAAGGCTTGTTGCCCGAGATATCTCAAGATGTGCTGGATGAACTATCGCAAGAACCTATTCCCGAAGAACCACGAAGAGTCACGCGAAAGAGGAAGAGGAACGAAAGTCTGGTATATTTGCTTATTTCTTTCTAA